A DNA window from Gasterosteus aculeatus chromosome 16, fGasAcu3.hap1.1, whole genome shotgun sequence contains the following coding sequences:
- the tfg gene encoding protein TFG, with product MNGQLDLSGKLIIKAQLGDDIRRIPIHNEDITYDELVLMMQRVFRGKLQSNDEVAIKYKDEDDDLITIFDSSDLSFAIQCSRILKLTLFVNGQPRPLESSQVKYLRRELIELRNKVNNLLDSLEPPTETGLAAKAPDSESVDGREGRMMAADTTVKHAPPVSAASMSAFDPLKNQDEVSKNVISAFGLSEDHAPAPQALAPEERSGTPDSIASSSSAAPQPVGPPQPQAPYAGVQQGAPAAMDGQVYQQYQAPGGYPPQQPGAPPQQQYSMQYSGYSTQPGAPQPGPQQQQQQQFQNYPAPSSQASAPAPAPAPGFQGGQQQPHPTQAAQQYPPGAFPPQNYTSQASQPANYTLPPSTQPGSGYQPRPGYTPPPGNTVTPPPGAANPYARNRPPYGQGYAQPGPGYR from the exons ATGAACGGCCAGCTGGACCTGAGCGGGAAGCTGATCATCAAAGCCCAGTTGGGCGACGACATCCGGCGCATCCCGATCCATAACGAAGACATTACTTATGACGAGCTGGTGCTGATGATGCAGCGTGTCTTCAGGGGGAAGCTGCAGAGTAACGACGAGGTTGCCATCAAATACAAGGATGAAG ATGATGACCTCATTACCATCTTTGATAGCTCTGACCTCTCCTTCGCCATCCAGTGCAGTAGAATACTGAAGCTGACTTTGTTTG TGAATGGTCAGCCGCGGCCTTTGGAGTCTAGTCAGGTGAAGTACCTGCGCAGGGAGCTCATTGAGCTCAGGAACAAAGTCAACAACCTCCTGGATAGCCTGGAGCCCCCCACAGAAACTGGTCTGGCTGCTAAAGCACCTGACAGTg AATCGGTGGATGGTCGTGAAGGCCGAATGATGGCAGCAGACACCACAGTGAAGCACGCCCCCCCGGTCAGCGCCGCCAGCATGTCTGCTTTCGACCCGCTAAAAAACCAGGACGAGGTCAGCAAGAATGTCATCTCGGCGTTCGGCCTGAGTGAGGACCATGCGCCAG CTCCTCAAGCGCTCGCCCCAGAGGAGCGCTCAGGAACCCCTGACAGCATCGCCTCCTCGTCGTCAGCAGCCCCTCAGCCAGTGGGGCCCCCTCAGCCACAGGCCCCCTATGCCGGAGTGCAGCAGGGAGCCCCAGCTGCCATGgatg GTCAGGTGTATCAGCAGTACCAGGCTCCAGGTGGATACCCACCTCAGCAGCCGGGCGCCCCCCCTCAGCAGCAGTACAGTATGCAGTACTCTG gatACAGCACTCAGCCCGGAGCCCCTCAGCCCggcccgcagcagcagcagcagcagcagttccagAACTACCCTGCTCCCTCCTCCCAGGCTTCTGCCcccgctccagctccagctccggGCTTCCAGGGTGGCCAGCAGCAGCCCCATCCAACACAGGCAGCCCAGCAGTATCCACCAGGAGCCTTCCCTCCCCAAAACTATACCTCCCAGGCATCCCAGCCTGCCAACTACACCCTCCCTCCCAGCACCCAGCCCGGCTCAGGATACCAGCCCCGCCCGGGGTACACCCCGCCCCCGGGCAACACTGTTACCCCTCCACCAGGAGCTGCTAACCCGTACGCCCGCAACCGCCCACCGTACGGCCAGGGTTACGCCCAGCCGGGCCCCGGGTACCGGTAA
- the jagn1a gene encoding protein jagunal homolog 1-A produces MTSRVGLRAAGTNGSDFRHRERVAPKYQMCAALKSEVRKLNLVHLLLWLLVAAQVTVSHFDLVSHDTVSMPYQWEYPYLLSLLPLLCSSLSLPNNNISYLVLSMISAGLFSVAPLIYGGMEMFPVAQQLYRHGKAYRFIFGFSAVTVMYLIMVVAVQVHAWQLYYMKKLLDSWFDTTQEKKKK; encoded by the exons ATGACATCACGGGTTGGTCTCAGAGCTGCTGGTACCAATGGAAGTGATttcagacacagagagagggtGGCCCCAAAATACCAAATGTG TGCTGCCTTGAAGTCAGAGGTGCGTAAGTTAAACCTGGTCCACCTTCTCCTCTGGTTGCTGGTGGCAGCGCAGGTGACCGTCAGCCACTTCGACCTGGTGTCACATGATACAGTGTCCATGCCGTACCAGTGGGAGTACCCTTACCTGCTcagcctcctccctctgctctgcagCAGCCTGTCACTGCCAAATAACAATATAAGTTACCTGGTCTTATCCATGATCAGTGCAGGGCTGTTCTCTGTAGCACCACTCATTTATGGTGGAATGGAGATGTTTCCTGTAGCGCAGCAGCTCTACCGCCATGGAAAGGCCTACCGCTTTATTTTTGGCTTTTCTGCAGTGACTGTTATGTACCTCATTATGGTGGTTGCTGTTCAAGTGCATGCCTGGCAGTTATATTACATGAAGAAACTGTTAGACTCATGGTTCGACACCactcaggagaagaagaagaaataa